Proteins encoded in a region of the Dethiosulfovibrio peptidovorans genome:
- a CDS encoding peptidylprolyl isomerase: MVHLKTNKGTIVLKLNHEKAPKTVENFLSYVRDGFYDGTIFHRVIDGFMIQGGGFTAEMEQKTTGEPIENEADNGLKNDTYTVAMARTQDPNSATAQFFINVKDNAFLNHSAPTMQGWGYAVFGSVCEGTDVVNAIKAVPTGSVGFYQDVPKEPVIILKATILPKN, encoded by the coding sequence ATGGTACACTTGAAGACGAACAAGGGGACAATCGTCCTCAAACTGAATCACGAGAAAGCACCCAAGACCGTGGAGAATTTTCTCTCCTACGTTCGGGATGGCTTTTATGACGGAACTATTTTTCACCGGGTTATCGATGGTTTTATGATCCAGGGTGGTGGTTTCACCGCAGAGATGGAACAAAAAACCACAGGCGAGCCCATCGAGAACGAAGCGGACAACGGCCTGAAAAACGACACCTACACTGTCGCTATGGCCCGCACTCAGGATCCCAACTCAGCCACGGCGCAGTTTTTCATAAACGTAAAAGACAACGCCTTTTTGAATCACTCGGCCCCCACGATGCAGGGATGGGGATATGCCGTCTTTGGATCGGTCTGCGAGGGAACGGACGTGGTGAACGCTATTAAGGCAGTTCCCACGGGCTCGGTGGGCTTCTATCAGGATGTCCCCAAG